In a single window of the Megalobrama amblycephala isolate DHTTF-2021 linkage group LG3, ASM1881202v1, whole genome shotgun sequence genome:
- the her8a gene encoding hairy-related 8a isoform X1 produces MTASNMGNGPEKNFNAKEERKLRKPLIEKRRRERINSSLEQLKGIMVDAYNLDQSKLEKADVLEITVQHMENLQRGPGGSHSPGTGFESRQRYSSGYIQCMHEVHNLLLSCPGMDKTLGARLLNHLLKSLPHISTEAGSVGTPGPIPLSPTHSPLNLPSLQAHSLHLHTPPSPSTPSPPSSPTHSPRVPLIRERPREQPSPPRSPSPQSPAQSALPPFFPGADPSMWRPW; encoded by the exons ATGACGGCCTCCAATATGGGCAACGGCCCGGAGAAGAACTTCAACGCAAAAGAAGAGAGAAAG CTGAGGAAACCCTTGATAGAGAAAAGACGCAGAGAGAGGATAAACTCGAGCCTCGAGCAACTAAAGGGTATAATGGTGGATGCCTATAATTTGGAT CAATCTAAATTGGAGAAGGCTGATGTTCTTGAGATAACAGTTCAGCACATGGAGAACCTTCAAAGAGGACCAG GTGGTAGTCACAGTCCAGGCACTGGGTTTGAGTCTCGACAAAGATACAGCAGCGGGTATATTCAGTGCATGCATGAGGTGCACAACCTGCTCCTGAGCTGCCCTGGGATGGACAAGACTCTTGGTGCGCGTCTGCTAAACCACTTGCTGAAATCTCTTCCCCATATCAGCACTGAGGCTGGTTCTGTTGGCACCCCTGGCCCTATTCCTCTATCCCCGACCCATTCCCCACTTAACCTGCCTTCCTTACAGGCTCATTCTCTCCACCTGCACACCCCTCCATCCCCTTCAACTCCTTCCCCACCCTCCAGCCCCACTCACTCACCCAGAGTCCCACTGATTAGAGAGAGACCCCGAGAACAACCTTCTCCCCCCAGGTCTCCTTCCCCTCAGTCTCCAGCACAATCGGCCCTTCCCCCTTTCTTTCCAGGGGCTGATCCTTCCATGTGGAGGCCCTGGTGA
- the gal3st4 gene encoding galactose-3-O-sulfotransferase 4 isoform X3, whose product MRWLGCYRLGPIWKALLVFVVIAFAGQLLGVIFNKSWMQPERPHSLYSLPSENSQGASLGSCQPHIHIMFLKTHKTASSTVLNLLYRFGEERGLKFALPVGYQFGYPLPFIAQRVKGYRGPHVAEFDIMGNHMRFNKPEVEKVMPADTFYFSILRDPVALAESSYAYYKNVAPAFRRAKGLGDFADNPYKYYDPRLRNNHYARNLMWFDFGLDHTSNFSLALAKRGVAAVRRNFKLILLSEYFDQSMVLLRHALCWPLDAVVSFSLNARQQVSSVRSGWVGKAAAPAPLALTDKQRSKLREWNALDWHLYQAFNLTFWQEVERFGRSRMETEVALLRTKREVLTRVCLRDGGRPIEASRIRDKTIRPFQSGLVKILGYELQSGLNNATWEACLRMIRPEIQYKDLLDLRQFPHAQQPPAAGGLPIRRESSKLRTEDHGGKRLVERDWDGTILFRNQSLDHQVDSKVRFR is encoded by the exons ATGCGGTGGCTGGGATGTTAtcggctggggcccatatggaAAGCACTCCTGGTATTTGTTGTCATCGCATTTGCAGGGCAACTACTGGGAGTTATCTTCAACAAGAG CTGGATGCAGCCAGAGAGGCCTCACTCTCTCTACTCTCTTCCCTCTGAGAATTCCCAAGGGGCCTCTCTGGGGTCTTGTCAACCCCACATCCACATCATGTTCCTGAAGACTCACAAAACAGCAAGCAGCACCGTTCTCAATTTGCTCTATCGCTTTGGAGAGGAGCGGGGCCTTAAATTTGCCCTGCCTGTGGGGTACCAATTTGGCTACCCGCTGCCCTTTATCGCCCAGAGGGTGAAAGGATACAGAGGCCCTCACGTGGCAGAATTTGACATTATGGGAAATCACATGCGTTTCAACAAACCAGAG GTTGAAAAGGTCATGCCAGCAGACACCTTCTATTTCTCCATCCTTCGAGACCCTGTGGCGCTAGCTGAATCTTCTTATGCCTATTATAAAAACGTTGCCCCTGCCTTCAGGCGTGCCAAAGGACTGGGTGATTTTGCAGACAACCCCTATAAGTACTACGACCCCAGACTCCGAAACAACCATTATGCCCGCAACCTGATGTGGTTTGACTTTGGTCTGGACCATACCTCCAACTTCAGCCTAGCTCTGGCCAAGCGCGGTGTGGCAGCAGTGCGTCGGAATTTCAAGCTCATTCTTCTCTCAGAGTATTTTGACCAATCTATGGTGCTGCTGCGCCATGCTCTGTGCTGGCCGTTAGATGCTGTGGTTTCTTTTAGCCTAAACGCCAGGCAGCAAGTGTCCAGTGTAAGGTCAGGATGGGTGGGCAAAGCTGCAGCTCCAGCCCCTTTGGCTTTAACGGACAAGCAAAGATCAAAATTACGTGAGTGGAATGCGCTAGACTGGCACCTTTACCAAGCTTTTAATCTGACTTTTTGGCAGGAAGTAGAGCGCTTTGGGCGTAGTCGAATGGAGACTGAGGTGGCCTTGCTTAGGACCAAACGGGAGGTTCTCACTCGCGTTTGCTTACGCGACGGCGGCCGCCCCATAGAAGCCAGTCGTATCCGAGACAAGACCATCCGCCCTTTCCAGAGTGGATTAGTGAAGATCTTGGGTTATGAGTTGCAGTCGGGACTGAACAACGCTACATGGGAAGCTTGTCTACGCATGATCAGGCCTGAGATTCAGTACAAAGACTTGCTGGATCTTCGGCAATTCCCGCATGCCCAGCAACCCCCAGCCGCTGGAGGGCTTCCAATAAGGAGGGAGTCCTCGAAACTCAGGACTGAAGACCATGGGGGAAAGAGGCTTGTGGAAAGGGACTGGGATGGGACCATTCTGTTTCGGAATCAATCGTTAGATCATCAGGTTGATTCAAAAGTAAGATTTAGATAG
- the mblac1 gene encoding metallo-beta-lactamase domain-containing protein 1: MDMHRSIRKSESGINSVISGHPYCVSVLKEGYCTAEADGSFRADGTISLITGPQTILVDTGGPWDRDFLVEKLKEEGMTTDSVAIVVGTHGHSDHVGNLGLFPDAKIIVGCDISVGDRYLPNQLAEGQPYPIDDFVSVIPTPGHMGRDVSVLVKGTSEGTVLVAGDLFERCHDEDSWKELSENPEIQETNRQKVLQIADVIIPGHGPLFRVHKE, encoded by the exons ATGGACATGCATCGCTCAATAAGAAAGAGTGAATCTGGCATCAATTCCGTCATTTCAGGCCACCCGTACTGCGTGTCAGTTTTGAAGGAGGGCTACTGCACAGCTGAAGCAGACGGCTCGTTTAGAGCTGACGGTACCATTTCTTTAATTACCGGACCACAGACTATTCTAGTAGACACTGGGGGTCCTTGGGACAGAGACTTCCTCGTCGAAAAACTCAAGGAGGAGGGTATGACGACAGATAGTGTTGCTATAGTAGTTGGAACACACGGCCACTCTGACCACGTGGGAAACTTGGGATTGTTTCCAGACGCCAAAATAATAGTGGGATGTGACATAAGCGTGGGGGATCGATATCTGCCAAACCAATTGGCTGAGGGACAGCCATACCCTATTGATGATTTT GTATCCGTCATTCCAACACCTGGCCACATGGGCAGAGATGTCAGTGTCCTGGTAAAGGGAACATCAGAGGGTACAGTACTTGTTGCTGGAGACTTGTTTGAACGTTGCCATGATGAAGACTCTTGGAAGGAGCTGAGCGAGAACCCTGAGATACAAGAGACCAACCGACAAAAGGTGTTACAGATTGCGGATGTAATAATTCCTGGACATGGGCCATTATTTAGAGTCCACAAGGAATAA
- the LOC125264615 gene encoding lysophosphatidic acid receptor 6, translating to MLNSTCPHSERQNVVFVTVYSVVFIFGLTLNVTALVIFFRNSKSQSHTTTYMVHLAFADVLLVCMLPVRIFYHTGLGIPPQQLCDVTGLVMLTNMYSSILLLTCISFDRCIAVCFPLSSRVREGRKKAWCMCLGIWILTIGTSFTVYLKNNHNATNTSIMCFGNFPSYATQTSALISTLIVGFGIPLTLMIISSWGLVRAISKSTAVQTSDLVDSGKIKRMIITNLAIFLFCFLPYHVMLVVLYAYEKTTPCSLLAAYRYSLMVACLNAMLDPLAYYFTTETFRRKMDVETAAVRKKWQTNSHSSDGNNRSRAPLTT from the coding sequence ATGTTGAATTCTACATGTCCACATTCAGAACGCCAGAATGTGGTTTTTGTCACCGTGTATTCAGTGGTCTTCATATTTGGACTGACGCTCAACGTCACCGCACTTGTAATTTTTTTCCGCAACTCTAAATCACAGTCGCACACCACCACGTACATGGTTCACCTAGCCTTTGCTGATGTTCTTCTGGTTTGTATGCTTCCAGTGCGGATCTTTTACCACACGGGGTTGGGGATTCCGCCCCAGCAATTATGTGATGTTACCGGTCTCGTAATGCTAACTAACATGTATAGTAGCATCCTCCTCCTCACATGCATTAGCTTTGACCGTTGCATAGCAGTGTGCTTCCCGTTGTCTTCTCGAGTCCGTGAGGGCCGCAAGAAAGCATGGTGCATGTGTCTGGGAATCTGGATCCTAACAATTGGAACGAGCTTTACggtctatttaaaaaataatcacaatGCCACTAATACGAGCATCATGTGTTTTGGAAATTTTCCGAGCTATGCCACTCAAACATCTGCTCTCATTTCCACGCTAATTGTTGGGTTTGGGATCCCACTAACCCTTATGATTATCAGCTcatgggggctcgtccgggctATAAGCAAAAGCACGGCTGTCCAGACTAGTGACCTAGTAGACAGTGGAAAGATTAAAAGGATGATAATAACTAACTTGGCGATctttctgttctgttttctgCCTTATCACGTTATGCTTGTGGTACTTTATGCCTATGAAAAGACCACACCGTGCTCACTGTTAGCCGCCTACCGGTACAGCCTCATGGTAGCTTGCCTGAATGCAATGCTCGACCCCCTGGCCTACTACTTCACAACAGAGACGTTTCGAAGGAAAATGGACGTTGAGACTGCCGCTGTACGCAAAAAATGGCAAACAAACAGTCACAGCTCGGACGGAAACAACCGTTCACGTGCCCCGCTCACAACGTAA
- the tm4sf21b gene encoding transmembrane 4 L6 family member 5: MCTGKCAKFIGISLYPLALLSIICNIFLFFPDFQVTYSKEDAKGLYRLTDEIKYMGGVVGGGVLVLIPAIHIHSTGREGCCANRCGMFLSIIFAAIGVVGALYSGVTAVFGLVNGPVCLPEHGDWSRPFMNSTENYLGNPDIWDTCKEPENIVEFNIGLFAALLVAACLELLLCGFQVLNGLFGCICGTCNRKEVVA, translated from the exons ATGTGTACAGGAAAGTGCGCCAAGTTTATTGGCATCAGCCTCTATCCGCTGGCACTGCTGTCCATCATCTGcaacatttttctgtttttccctGATTTTCAAGTTACTTATTCTAAGGAGGATGCAAAGGGGCTCTACCGTCTTACAGATGAGATCAAATACATGGGAGGCGTTGTTGGAGGAGGTGTCTTG gTATTAATTCCTGCGATTCACATCCATAGCACTGGGAGAGAAGGCTGTTGTGCAAACCGCTGTGGG ATGTTCCTGTCCATCATCTTTGCTGCAATTGGTGTGGTTGGTGCTTTGTACAGTGGTGTTACAGCTGTGTTTGGTTTGGTTAATGGACCAGTTTGCTTGCCTGAACATGGTGATTGGAGCAGACCATTCATGAACAG caCTGAAAACTACTTGGGAAACCCTGACATTTGGGACACTTGCAAAGAGCCAGAAAATATTGTGGAGTTCAACATTGGCCTGTTTGCCGCCCTGCTGGTGGCTGCTTGTTTAGAACTGCTGCTCTGTGGATTTCAGGTGCTCAACGGCCTCTTTGGATGCATCTGTGGTACATGCAATCGCAAAGAG GTGGTGGCATAA
- the gal3st4 gene encoding galactose-3-O-sulfotransferase 4 isoform X2, producing MLSAGAHMESTPGICCHRICRATTGSYLQQENISEFIMSWMQPERPHSLYSLPSENSQGASLGSCQPHIHIMFLKTHKTASSTVLNLLYRFGEERGLKFALPVGYQFGYPLPFIAQRVKGYRGPHVAEFDIMGNHMRFNKPEVEKVMPADTFYFSILRDPVALAESSYAYYKNVAPAFRRAKGLGDFADNPYKYYDPRLRNNHYARNLMWFDFGLDHTSNFSLALAKRGVAAVRRNFKLILLSEYFDQSMVLLRHALCWPLDAVVSFSLNARQQVSSVRSGWVGKAAAPAPLALTDKQRSKLREWNALDWHLYQAFNLTFWQEVERFGRSRMETEVALLRTKREVLTRVCLRDGGRPIEASRIRDKTIRPFQSGLVKILGYELQSGLNNATWEACLRMIRPEIQYKDLLDLRQFPHAQQPPAAGGLPIRRESSKLRTEDHGGKRLVERDWDGTILFRNQSLDHQVDSKVRFR from the exons ATGTTAtcggctggggcccatatggaAAGCACTCCTGGTATTTGTTGTCATCGCATTTGCAGGGCAACTACTGGGAGTTATCTTCAACAAGAG AATATCTCTGAATTCATTATGAG CTGGATGCAGCCAGAGAGGCCTCACTCTCTCTACTCTCTTCCCTCTGAGAATTCCCAAGGGGCCTCTCTGGGGTCTTGTCAACCCCACATCCACATCATGTTCCTGAAGACTCACAAAACAGCAAGCAGCACCGTTCTCAATTTGCTCTATCGCTTTGGAGAGGAGCGGGGCCTTAAATTTGCCCTGCCTGTGGGGTACCAATTTGGCTACCCGCTGCCCTTTATCGCCCAGAGGGTGAAAGGATACAGAGGCCCTCACGTGGCAGAATTTGACATTATGGGAAATCACATGCGTTTCAACAAACCAGAG GTTGAAAAGGTCATGCCAGCAGACACCTTCTATTTCTCCATCCTTCGAGACCCTGTGGCGCTAGCTGAATCTTCTTATGCCTATTATAAAAACGTTGCCCCTGCCTTCAGGCGTGCCAAAGGACTGGGTGATTTTGCAGACAACCCCTATAAGTACTACGACCCCAGACTCCGAAACAACCATTATGCCCGCAACCTGATGTGGTTTGACTTTGGTCTGGACCATACCTCCAACTTCAGCCTAGCTCTGGCCAAGCGCGGTGTGGCAGCAGTGCGTCGGAATTTCAAGCTCATTCTTCTCTCAGAGTATTTTGACCAATCTATGGTGCTGCTGCGCCATGCTCTGTGCTGGCCGTTAGATGCTGTGGTTTCTTTTAGCCTAAACGCCAGGCAGCAAGTGTCCAGTGTAAGGTCAGGATGGGTGGGCAAAGCTGCAGCTCCAGCCCCTTTGGCTTTAACGGACAAGCAAAGATCAAAATTACGTGAGTGGAATGCGCTAGACTGGCACCTTTACCAAGCTTTTAATCTGACTTTTTGGCAGGAAGTAGAGCGCTTTGGGCGTAGTCGAATGGAGACTGAGGTGGCCTTGCTTAGGACCAAACGGGAGGTTCTCACTCGCGTTTGCTTACGCGACGGCGGCCGCCCCATAGAAGCCAGTCGTATCCGAGACAAGACCATCCGCCCTTTCCAGAGTGGATTAGTGAAGATCTTGGGTTATGAGTTGCAGTCGGGACTGAACAACGCTACATGGGAAGCTTGTCTACGCATGATCAGGCCTGAGATTCAGTACAAAGACTTGCTGGATCTTCGGCAATTCCCGCATGCCCAGCAACCCCCAGCCGCTGGAGGGCTTCCAATAAGGAGGGAGTCCTCGAAACTCAGGACTGAAGACCATGGGGGAAAGAGGCTTGTGGAAAGGGACTGGGATGGGACCATTCTGTTTCGGAATCAATCGTTAGATCATCAGGTTGATTCAAAAGTAAGATTTAGATAG
- the her8a gene encoding hairy-related 8a isoform X2 — protein sequence MRRLNVVGKLRKPLIEKRRRERINSSLEQLKGIMVDAYNLDQSKLEKADVLEITVQHMENLQRGPGGSHSPGTGFESRQRYSSGYIQCMHEVHNLLLSCPGMDKTLGARLLNHLLKSLPHISTEAGSVGTPGPIPLSPTHSPLNLPSLQAHSLHLHTPPSPSTPSPPSSPTHSPRVPLIRERPREQPSPPRSPSPQSPAQSALPPFFPGADPSMWRPW from the exons atgagacgacttaacgttgtcggaaag CTGAGGAAACCCTTGATAGAGAAAAGACGCAGAGAGAGGATAAACTCGAGCCTCGAGCAACTAAAGGGTATAATGGTGGATGCCTATAATTTGGAT CAATCTAAATTGGAGAAGGCTGATGTTCTTGAGATAACAGTTCAGCACATGGAGAACCTTCAAAGAGGACCAG GTGGTAGTCACAGTCCAGGCACTGGGTTTGAGTCTCGACAAAGATACAGCAGCGGGTATATTCAGTGCATGCATGAGGTGCACAACCTGCTCCTGAGCTGCCCTGGGATGGACAAGACTCTTGGTGCGCGTCTGCTAAACCACTTGCTGAAATCTCTTCCCCATATCAGCACTGAGGCTGGTTCTGTTGGCACCCCTGGCCCTATTCCTCTATCCCCGACCCATTCCCCACTTAACCTGCCTTCCTTACAGGCTCATTCTCTCCACCTGCACACCCCTCCATCCCCTTCAACTCCTTCCCCACCCTCCAGCCCCACTCACTCACCCAGAGTCCCACTGATTAGAGAGAGACCCCGAGAACAACCTTCTCCCCCCAGGTCTCCTTCCCCTCAGTCTCCAGCACAATCGGCCCTTCCCCCTTTCTTTCCAGGGGCTGATCCTTCCATGTGGAGGCCCTGGTGA
- the gal3st4 gene encoding galactose-3-O-sulfotransferase 4 isoform X1, translated as MAFRRSARRMRWLGCYRLGPIWKALLVFVVIAFAGQLLGVIFNKSWMQPERPHSLYSLPSENSQGASLGSCQPHIHIMFLKTHKTASSTVLNLLYRFGEERGLKFALPVGYQFGYPLPFIAQRVKGYRGPHVAEFDIMGNHMRFNKPEVEKVMPADTFYFSILRDPVALAESSYAYYKNVAPAFRRAKGLGDFADNPYKYYDPRLRNNHYARNLMWFDFGLDHTSNFSLALAKRGVAAVRRNFKLILLSEYFDQSMVLLRHALCWPLDAVVSFSLNARQQVSSVRSGWVGKAAAPAPLALTDKQRSKLREWNALDWHLYQAFNLTFWQEVERFGRSRMETEVALLRTKREVLTRVCLRDGGRPIEASRIRDKTIRPFQSGLVKILGYELQSGLNNATWEACLRMIRPEIQYKDLLDLRQFPHAQQPPAAGGLPIRRESSKLRTEDHGGKRLVERDWDGTILFRNQSLDHQVDSKVRFR; from the exons ATGGCTTTCAGACGGTCAGCTCG GAGAATGCGGTGGCTGGGATGTTAtcggctggggcccatatggaAAGCACTCCTGGTATTTGTTGTCATCGCATTTGCAGGGCAACTACTGGGAGTTATCTTCAACAAGAG CTGGATGCAGCCAGAGAGGCCTCACTCTCTCTACTCTCTTCCCTCTGAGAATTCCCAAGGGGCCTCTCTGGGGTCTTGTCAACCCCACATCCACATCATGTTCCTGAAGACTCACAAAACAGCAAGCAGCACCGTTCTCAATTTGCTCTATCGCTTTGGAGAGGAGCGGGGCCTTAAATTTGCCCTGCCTGTGGGGTACCAATTTGGCTACCCGCTGCCCTTTATCGCCCAGAGGGTGAAAGGATACAGAGGCCCTCACGTGGCAGAATTTGACATTATGGGAAATCACATGCGTTTCAACAAACCAGAG GTTGAAAAGGTCATGCCAGCAGACACCTTCTATTTCTCCATCCTTCGAGACCCTGTGGCGCTAGCTGAATCTTCTTATGCCTATTATAAAAACGTTGCCCCTGCCTTCAGGCGTGCCAAAGGACTGGGTGATTTTGCAGACAACCCCTATAAGTACTACGACCCCAGACTCCGAAACAACCATTATGCCCGCAACCTGATGTGGTTTGACTTTGGTCTGGACCATACCTCCAACTTCAGCCTAGCTCTGGCCAAGCGCGGTGTGGCAGCAGTGCGTCGGAATTTCAAGCTCATTCTTCTCTCAGAGTATTTTGACCAATCTATGGTGCTGCTGCGCCATGCTCTGTGCTGGCCGTTAGATGCTGTGGTTTCTTTTAGCCTAAACGCCAGGCAGCAAGTGTCCAGTGTAAGGTCAGGATGGGTGGGCAAAGCTGCAGCTCCAGCCCCTTTGGCTTTAACGGACAAGCAAAGATCAAAATTACGTGAGTGGAATGCGCTAGACTGGCACCTTTACCAAGCTTTTAATCTGACTTTTTGGCAGGAAGTAGAGCGCTTTGGGCGTAGTCGAATGGAGACTGAGGTGGCCTTGCTTAGGACCAAACGGGAGGTTCTCACTCGCGTTTGCTTACGCGACGGCGGCCGCCCCATAGAAGCCAGTCGTATCCGAGACAAGACCATCCGCCCTTTCCAGAGTGGATTAGTGAAGATCTTGGGTTATGAGTTGCAGTCGGGACTGAACAACGCTACATGGGAAGCTTGTCTACGCATGATCAGGCCTGAGATTCAGTACAAAGACTTGCTGGATCTTCGGCAATTCCCGCATGCCCAGCAACCCCCAGCCGCTGGAGGGCTTCCAATAAGGAGGGAGTCCTCGAAACTCAGGACTGAAGACCATGGGGGAAAGAGGCTTGTGGAAAGGGACTGGGATGGGACCATTCTGTTTCGGAATCAATCGTTAGATCATCAGGTTGATTCAAAAGTAAGATTTAGATAG